From Phaeocystidibacter marisrubri, the proteins below share one genomic window:
- a CDS encoding class 1 isoprenoid biosynthesis enzyme: protein MATKRLRNFLSIPSIFAFIYKRYKAQKKFMQGTILADLEDFIANNDHTLTEKDIEKIRFYYGLAVPVIGQFYGELRGYQLSTTDINSLTYLGGTTGLFDDFFDEDHTSKEQLTKMLTHPNLKDAQTPNEKLFLQFYTKALNHPNANWIKEYYLAGMEAQVQSEKQLRPGLTQEEIAKITRQKGGIFILLYRCALEGEISEKEKELLFQIGFLGQLENDTFDIYKDYHGGIHTLATTTKSIAELRATYKSLMSRAFQLIDEMEFSEKNKKKFSRLLAVVATRGLVCLDQLQSLDRGDFEPSAYSKDQLICDMGKTRNALKWINYYLNWDK from the coding sequence ATGGCAACCAAGCGACTTCGCAATTTTCTGAGCATCCCTTCCATTTTCGCGTTCATTTATAAGCGTTATAAAGCACAGAAAAAATTCATGCAGGGAACGATCCTTGCTGATTTAGAAGACTTTATTGCCAACAATGATCACACGTTGACGGAGAAGGACATCGAGAAAATTCGATTCTACTATGGCTTGGCTGTTCCCGTGATCGGGCAGTTCTATGGCGAATTGAGAGGCTATCAATTGTCGACCACCGATATCAACTCTCTTACCTATTTAGGAGGAACGACAGGATTGTTTGACGATTTCTTCGACGAAGACCATACTTCTAAAGAGCAATTGACAAAAATGCTCACTCATCCAAATCTCAAGGACGCTCAAACCCCAAACGAAAAGCTCTTCCTTCAGTTCTACACCAAGGCGCTGAATCATCCCAATGCGAATTGGATAAAGGAATATTATCTGGCAGGCATGGAGGCTCAGGTGCAGAGTGAAAAACAACTCCGCCCGGGATTGACACAGGAAGAGATTGCAAAGATCACCCGACAAAAAGGGGGAATCTTTATTCTGCTCTACCGCTGCGCCCTAGAAGGAGAAATTTCAGAGAAGGAAAAGGAGTTGCTCTTTCAAATTGGATTCTTAGGTCAACTTGAAAATGACACGTTCGACATTTATAAGGACTACCATGGAGGCATCCATACACTTGCCACCACTACAAAATCAATAGCGGAACTTCGTGCAACATATAAATCTCTGATGAGCAGAGCTTTTCAGTTGATTGATGAAATGGAATTCTCTGAAAAGAACAAAAAGAAATTCTCTCGTCTACTTGCTGTAGTGGCAACTAGAGGTCTTGTTTGTCTCGATCAACTTCAATCGCTAGATCGCGGAGATTTTGAGCCTAGCGCATATTCCAAAGATCAATTGATTTGCGATATGGGAAAAACGAGAAACGCGCTGAAGTGGATCAATTACTATTTGAATTGGGATAAGTAG
- a CDS encoding membrane or secreted protein, whose protein sequence is MKLFLIAFVLIGLGFLGIAIKIWAKKDGEFAGTCASQSPFLNKEGESCSFCGATPDQKCKSPEEKA, encoded by the coding sequence TTGAAACTCTTTCTAATCGCTTTTGTACTAATCGGACTCGGTTTCTTGGGTATCGCGATTAAGATTTGGGCGAAGAAAGACGGTGAGTTTGCAGGAACATGTGCAAGTCAGAGTCCCTTCCTAAACAAAGAAGGTGAATCGTGCAGCTTCTGTGGAGCAACACCTGATCAAAAGTGCAAATCGCCGGAAGAAAAGGCGTAA
- the murB gene encoding UDP-N-acetylmuramate dehydrogenase: MRKYENPSLKNFNTFGLDERAREVWVLETEEDVVTFAKDEAALNRLQLILGGGSNLLLTGPINGLVAHIALKGREILSQDDKHVLLQVKAGESWHETVRWTVENNFGGLENLSLIPGQVGTAPVQNIGAYGVELKDHFHSLDGVVLGTGERKTFTAEECQFGYRDSIFKHEWKAKFIITAVRFKLTVNDHAIRTSYGAIHAQLDEWNIAQPTIDDVSKAVIAIRQSKLPNPAEIGNSGSFFKNPVVAITEYERVKAEYPDVVAYPAGEGRMKLAAGWLIDQSGWKGYRKGDAGVHIKQALVLVNYGNARGAEVWDLAQTIIKDVHERFGILLEPEVNIL, encoded by the coding sequence ATGAGAAAGTACGAGAATCCATCACTCAAAAACTTCAACACCTTTGGGCTCGATGAAAGAGCCCGCGAAGTTTGGGTACTGGAAACGGAAGAAGACGTAGTAACTTTTGCGAAAGATGAGGCTGCACTTAACCGACTCCAACTCATTTTGGGTGGTGGTTCTAACCTCTTGCTCACAGGCCCCATCAATGGTCTTGTGGCACATATTGCGCTAAAGGGACGAGAGATTCTTTCTCAGGATGACAAACACGTTTTACTTCAAGTAAAAGCGGGCGAAAGCTGGCATGAAACTGTTCGGTGGACGGTTGAAAACAACTTTGGAGGATTGGAGAACTTATCACTAATCCCCGGGCAAGTAGGTACAGCTCCCGTTCAGAACATCGGTGCATACGGCGTAGAGTTGAAGGATCACTTCCATTCTTTGGACGGCGTTGTTTTGGGAACAGGTGAACGCAAAACATTCACCGCAGAAGAATGTCAATTTGGCTATCGAGACTCGATTTTTAAGCACGAGTGGAAGGCGAAATTTATCATTACAGCGGTTCGCTTTAAGCTGACGGTAAATGATCACGCCATTCGCACATCCTATGGCGCCATTCATGCACAATTGGATGAGTGGAATATCGCTCAACCTACCATTGACGATGTTTCGAAAGCTGTGATTGCCATTCGCCAAAGCAAGCTTCCCAACCCTGCCGAAATCGGTAACAGCGGCAGTTTCTTCAAAAATCCTGTAGTAGCTATAACCGAATACGAGCGTGTAAAAGCGGAATATCCAGATGTAGTAGCCTACCCCGCCGGCGAAGGAAGAATGAAACTCGCTGCAGGTTGGCTTATCGATCAAAGTGGTTGGAAAGGCTACCGAAAAGGCGACGCTGGGGTTCATATCAAGCAAGCCCTCGTATTGGTCAACTATGGAAACGCACGTGGCGCGGAGGTTTGGGATCTCGCTCAAACCATCATCAAAGACGTACACGAACGTTTTGGCATTTTACTAGAACCCGAGGTGAACATTTTGTAA
- a CDS encoding pyridoxal phosphate-dependent aminotransferase yields MPRISTKGMAMPESPIRKLVPFAEAAEQEGRKVYYLNIGQPDIHTPQGALDAVKNAEIDTLAYSHSAGNESLRNGLAHYYRSHQIDVTTGDLLVTTGGSEALTFAFGSIMDAGDEIIIPEPFYANYNGFAIQTGVKVVPVEATIHNGFALPPIEDFEKHITDKTKAILICNPGNPTGYLYSEEELQQLAKLVLKYDLFLIADEVYREFVYDGVKHHSIMTLPDLEQHAIMIDSVSKRYSMCGARIGMLVSRNQNVMRTALKFAQARLSPPTYAQIATEGALDTPESYFTEVNDEYVKRRDILVDGLNSIDGVFCPKPQGAFYCVAQLPVDDADRFAQWLLQSFEHNNETVMIAPASGFYAKPSLGKRQARLAYVLNQESLQKCVELMRRALAEYPGGHI; encoded by the coding sequence ATGCCCAGAATATCGACCAAGGGAATGGCTATGCCGGAATCCCCTATCCGGAAACTAGTTCCTTTTGCTGAAGCGGCAGAACAAGAAGGACGCAAAGTGTACTACCTGAATATCGGTCAGCCGGATATTCACACACCTCAAGGCGCACTTGATGCCGTGAAAAATGCAGAGATTGATACGCTTGCGTACAGTCACTCTGCGGGCAACGAGTCATTGAGAAATGGTTTGGCACATTATTATCGCTCGCATCAAATCGATGTGACTACAGGCGACTTACTTGTCACTACCGGAGGATCTGAAGCATTGACTTTTGCATTCGGATCCATCATGGACGCCGGTGATGAAATCATCATCCCAGAACCTTTCTACGCCAACTACAATGGCTTCGCCATTCAAACCGGAGTGAAAGTGGTTCCAGTTGAAGCGACCATTCACAACGGATTTGCTTTGCCTCCCATTGAAGATTTTGAAAAGCACATCACGGATAAAACGAAGGCCATCCTCATCTGTAACCCAGGTAACCCGACCGGTTACTTGTATTCAGAAGAAGAGCTTCAACAATTGGCCAAACTCGTACTCAAATACGACCTCTTCCTTATTGCGGATGAAGTTTACCGCGAGTTTGTATACGACGGAGTGAAGCATCACAGTATTATGACACTTCCCGATTTGGAACAGCATGCGATTATGATCGACTCTGTATCCAAGCGCTACTCCATGTGCGGTGCGCGTATCGGTATGCTCGTGTCCCGCAATCAAAACGTGATGAGAACAGCTCTCAAATTTGCACAAGCGCGTTTGAGTCCTCCTACATACGCTCAGATTGCAACCGAAGGAGCACTTGACACTCCTGAATCTTACTTCACAGAGGTAAATGATGAGTATGTTAAGCGTAGAGACATCTTGGTAGATGGACTGAACAGCATTGACGGTGTTTTTTGTCCAAAGCCACAAGGGGCATTCTATTGTGTAGCGCAGCTTCCTGTGGATGATGCCGACCGTTTTGCACAATGGCTCCTTCAGTCGTTTGAGCACAACAACGAAACTGTAATGATTGCTCCAGCATCTGGATTCTATGCAAAGCCTAGCTTAGGTAAGCGTCAAGCGCGATTGGCCTATGTACTCAATCAAGAATCCCTTCAAAAATGTGTGGAATTGATGCGTAGAGCATTGGCTGAATATCCTGGCGGACACATCTAA
- a CDS encoding DUF1573 domain-containing protein, which translates to MKKLLMTLAVVFFGMTYASAQENPNAPVMTFESTVMDYGTIEQDANGVRVFEFTNTGKEPLIISNLRGSCGCTVPDQSIVNKPIAPGESAEIKVRYDTHRVGRFQKSVTVTSNASQGTIVLTIKGNVRQAQTTPVNENTPTSRVSR; encoded by the coding sequence ATGAAAAAATTACTGATGACTCTAGCTGTGGTATTCTTCGGAATGACCTATGCATCTGCTCAAGAGAACCCTAACGCACCCGTTATGACTTTTGAGTCTACAGTTATGGACTACGGTACTATTGAACAAGATGCCAACGGAGTTCGAGTATTTGAATTCACCAACACTGGTAAAGAGCCATTGATTATTTCTAATCTTCGAGGTTCTTGCGGATGTACTGTTCCTGATCAAAGTATCGTGAACAAGCCAATCGCACCAGGTGAAAGTGCAGAGATTAAAGTGCGTTATGACACACACAGAGTGGGTAGATTCCAGAAGTCGGTTACAGTAACCTCTAATGCTTCACAAGGAACTATCGTGTTGACTATCAAAGGGAATGTTCGCCAAGCGCAAACTACTCCTGTTAATGAGAACACTCCTACCTCACGCGTATCGCGCTAA
- a CDS encoding valine--tRNA ligase codes for MEIPAKYDPTSIEDKWYAYWMKNNFFRSVPDEREPYTIVIPPPNVTGVLHMGHMLNNTIQDVLVRRARMRGLNACWVPGTDHASIATEAKVVQKLRAEGIKKSDLSREEFLEHAWDWTHKHGGIILSQLKKLGASCDWEREAFTMDEARSESVLQVFADLYEKGHIYRGNRMVNWDPEAKTTVSDEEVIHKDVNAKLYYLKYFIEGTEEYVVVATTRPETIMGDTAVCVNPKDERYTKLKGKKLIVPVVGRAVPVIEDDYVDLEFGTGCLKVTPAHDVNDYEIGQRHQLDTIDIFHADGTLNENGLHYEGQDRFVVRKAIYKELEEKGLLEKVEDYNTSVGTSERTGAVIEPRLSLQWFLRMSEISEPALKAVMDDEVKLIPEKFKNTYRHWMENVRDWNISRQLWWGHQIPAYYYGEGADDFVVALSEEEAIAKATEKAGRAITATDLTQDPDVLDTWFSSWLWPISVFDGIRNPENEEIQYYYPTNDLVTAPEILFFWVARMILAGYEYKGKKPFSNVYLTGIVRDKLGRKMSKSLGNSPDPIDLMAKYGADGVRVGMLLTSPAGNDLPFDEELCVQGRNFSNKIWNAFRLVKGWEVSESAPDAAGEAAVEWFGERLKQATAEINDSFSKYRISDALMSTYKLVWDDFCSWYLELVKPAYQQPISKTTLNSTIGYFEELLKLLHPFMPFLTEELWQLMTERKDGETIMYAPWPSEGEVNETALTSFQHAQEVISGIRNIRKEKNISPKEPLELVSTSDDSPAYLPFITKLGHISEFVQAKEKPEQAFAFRAGTSEYHIPVSDAIDIEAEIEKLNKDLDYQKGFLVSVNKKLSNERFVNNAPEQVIANERKKLADAEAKISLIEERLTALKG; via the coding sequence ATGGAGATTCCTGCAAAATACGACCCGACTTCAATTGAAGACAAATGGTACGCTTACTGGATGAAGAATAACTTCTTCCGATCAGTTCCAGATGAGCGCGAACCGTATACTATTGTTATCCCTCCGCCTAACGTCACCGGCGTTTTGCACATGGGACACATGTTGAATAACACCATTCAAGATGTCTTGGTTCGTAGGGCTCGTATGCGAGGATTGAACGCTTGTTGGGTTCCGGGTACAGATCACGCCTCTATTGCAACAGAAGCCAAAGTGGTTCAAAAACTTCGCGCTGAAGGGATCAAGAAATCTGACCTTAGTCGTGAGGAGTTCTTGGAACATGCGTGGGACTGGACGCACAAGCACGGAGGTATCATCCTTTCGCAATTGAAGAAGCTCGGTGCTTCTTGTGATTGGGAACGCGAGGCATTTACCATGGACGAAGCGAGAAGTGAAAGCGTCCTTCAGGTGTTTGCAGACCTTTATGAGAAAGGTCACATTTACCGCGGCAACCGCATGGTGAATTGGGATCCAGAGGCGAAAACAACAGTTTCGGATGAAGAGGTGATTCACAAAGACGTGAATGCAAAACTCTACTACCTGAAGTATTTTATTGAGGGAACCGAAGAGTATGTGGTAGTGGCTACTACCCGTCCGGAGACAATCATGGGCGATACTGCCGTATGTGTGAATCCAAAGGATGAGCGCTACACCAAGTTGAAAGGAAAGAAGCTTATCGTTCCTGTTGTGGGACGCGCAGTTCCTGTGATTGAAGATGATTACGTGGATCTCGAATTCGGTACAGGTTGTTTGAAAGTGACACCAGCGCACGATGTGAATGACTACGAAATCGGACAGCGTCACCAATTAGATACCATAGATATTTTCCATGCGGATGGCACTTTGAATGAGAATGGTCTTCACTATGAAGGTCAGGATCGATTTGTAGTACGCAAGGCGATTTACAAGGAACTTGAGGAGAAAGGCCTACTTGAGAAGGTAGAAGATTACAACACTTCGGTGGGAACTTCGGAACGCACAGGAGCTGTGATTGAACCGAGATTGAGTTTGCAGTGGTTCCTACGCATGAGTGAAATTTCTGAACCGGCTCTAAAAGCTGTGATGGATGATGAGGTGAAGCTCATCCCTGAGAAATTCAAGAATACATACCGCCATTGGATGGAGAATGTTCGCGATTGGAACATCTCACGTCAGCTATGGTGGGGACATCAAATACCTGCTTACTACTACGGGGAAGGGGCAGATGACTTTGTTGTGGCTTTGTCGGAAGAGGAAGCAATTGCAAAGGCTACTGAAAAAGCGGGAAGAGCGATCACAGCTACCGATCTTACCCAAGATCCAGACGTTTTGGATACTTGGTTCAGCTCATGGTTGTGGCCTATTTCTGTTTTTGATGGCATTCGCAATCCTGAAAACGAAGAGATTCAATACTATTACCCAACCAACGACTTGGTGACGGCACCGGAGATTTTGTTCTTCTGGGTGGCTCGAATGATCTTGGCGGGTTACGAATACAAAGGGAAGAAGCCATTCAGTAACGTTTACCTCACAGGTATCGTTCGCGATAAATTGGGTAGAAAAATGTCGAAGTCACTCGGCAATTCTCCAGACCCCATCGATTTGATGGCAAAGTATGGCGCCGATGGAGTTCGAGTGGGAATGTTGTTGACCTCTCCTGCGGGGAATGACCTTCCGTTTGATGAAGAACTCTGTGTTCAAGGAAGAAACTTCTCCAATAAGATTTGGAATGCTTTCCGTCTTGTTAAAGGATGGGAAGTGTCAGAAAGTGCTCCAGATGCAGCAGGTGAAGCGGCAGTGGAATGGTTTGGTGAACGTCTAAAGCAAGCGACGGCTGAAATCAACGATTCATTTAGCAAGTACCGTATCTCAGACGCCCTGATGTCAACTTATAAGTTGGTGTGGGATGATTTCTGTTCATGGTACCTGGAGTTAGTGAAACCAGCCTATCAGCAGCCTATTTCCAAAACTACCCTTAACTCGACGATTGGATATTTTGAGGAACTCCTGAAATTGCTTCATCCATTCATGCCATTCCTTACAGAGGAATTGTGGCAATTGATGACGGAGCGTAAGGACGGCGAAACTATCATGTACGCCCCTTGGCCAAGTGAAGGAGAGGTGAATGAAACTGCATTGACTTCGTTCCAACACGCTCAAGAGGTGATTTCGGGAATCCGAAACATCCGAAAGGAGAAGAATATTTCTCCAAAAGAGCCATTGGAGTTGGTGAGCACGAGCGACGATTCGCCGGCGTACTTGCCGTTCATTACGAAGTTGGGACACATCTCTGAATTTGTTCAAGCCAAAGAGAAGCCAGAACAAGCTTTTGCCTTCCGTGCGGGGACTTCAGAGTATCATATTCCTGTTTCAGATGCCATTGACATCGAAGCGGAAATTGAGAAACTCAACAAAGACCTCGATTACCAAAAAGGTTTCTTGGTTTCTGTGAACAAGAAGCTGAGCAATGAGCGCTTCGTGAACAATGCCCCAGAGCAAGTAATTGCCAACGAGAGAAAGAAATTGGCGGATGCTGAAGCTAAGATCAGTTTGATTGAAGAGCGTTTAACGGCCTTAAAGGGCTAA
- a CDS encoding M1 family aminopeptidase, which produces MRSLILAGFIGLFQFSAHGQFACGDFKNVASPAGVPNLNYSALSDTFDIHHTHLDLDLYAIPVNDFKAIASLDVERLMNSSSFRFQLDGFSVDSATVNGQSVTVVPAGTSPFVQLTSLPASWSVGTHANVVIYYSGAAPADPTGWGGWHQTSPYYFNLGVGFGVNPHSYGRSLFPAFDNFVEHSTYSFNILTKSPRKAYANGVRTAMVINGDSIHQSWDCTDPMSAYLASVAVSNYAELEGTLSKVGGSTVPSLILGRPADTANAKSSFGHLQGILTSFENWYGPYVWDKVGYALTATGAMEHVTSIHLPVGLADGTYNREDIIAHELAHHWWGNLLTCATAEDMWINEGLAEFSSHLYEEDVYSRERYIRTVRGNQLYVLNYARKDDGGYFALNGIDHSTTYGTHVYQKGAWIGHNLRGYLGDSIFSAAVTSVLSNYAHTNVTTAQFQNYMSAASGVSLADFFSDWITTPGHVAISIDSIESMASGNNWDVRIDLSQNRKARSTYLSSAPMVLNLYGPNGEKHRTTIMVEQAHESHLLVGLNFNPVYATINEGEDYLAGTTYNRVKGIGFGIFNLDNAKARLTVNTATDSHYVYVAHHWAGPERRSSIANVSSNRFWTIRGMWGSDFDAGLRLFYDGRIANGGMDDDLVSVTEDSLVLLYRFDASEEWTLYPHFTKNTMGSASDQFGQINLTKILPGDYVLANASADIGLKESGMGIPPLRVYPNPNHGTLKIELLAEASGSTPLQIVDVSGKSVFETDWQLVPGMNEKVLELNIPSGSYIVKTKTGEQKILFTR; this is translated from the coding sequence ATGCGCTCACTAATACTCGCCGGTTTTATCGGCCTATTTCAGTTTTCGGCACACGGACAATTTGCGTGTGGCGATTTCAAGAATGTTGCATCACCAGCAGGTGTTCCAAATTTGAATTACTCTGCTCTCAGCGATACATTCGATATTCATCATACCCACTTGGATCTAGACTTGTACGCTATTCCAGTGAATGATTTCAAGGCCATTGCTTCCTTAGATGTGGAGCGATTGATGAATTCATCCTCTTTTCGATTTCAACTGGATGGTTTCTCTGTTGATTCAGCTACCGTGAATGGACAAAGTGTAACGGTTGTTCCAGCTGGAACTTCACCTTTTGTTCAACTCACTTCACTGCCTGCATCTTGGTCGGTAGGAACACATGCTAATGTGGTGATCTATTACAGCGGCGCTGCTCCAGCAGACCCTACCGGTTGGGGCGGATGGCATCAAACATCTCCCTATTATTTCAACCTTGGGGTTGGATTTGGTGTGAATCCACACAGTTATGGAAGATCACTTTTCCCTGCATTTGACAATTTTGTGGAGCACTCCACATACAGTTTCAATATCCTGACAAAATCCCCACGCAAGGCGTACGCGAATGGCGTGCGAACTGCTATGGTTATAAACGGTGATTCCATCCATCAATCTTGGGATTGTACAGATCCCATGTCGGCCTACCTCGCAAGTGTAGCCGTTTCTAACTATGCAGAATTAGAAGGAACCTTGAGCAAAGTAGGTGGTTCTACCGTCCCTAGTTTAATTCTCGGTCGTCCTGCAGACACTGCCAATGCGAAGTCGAGCTTTGGTCACCTTCAAGGAATCCTCACCTCTTTTGAAAACTGGTATGGTCCCTACGTTTGGGACAAAGTGGGATATGCACTCACAGCAACCGGAGCCATGGAGCACGTAACGAGCATCCACCTTCCTGTCGGTTTAGCGGATGGAACGTACAATCGCGAGGATATTATTGCACATGAATTGGCGCACCACTGGTGGGGAAACCTCCTTACATGTGCCACAGCTGAAGATATGTGGATCAACGAGGGATTGGCAGAATTCAGCTCTCACCTCTATGAAGAAGACGTCTACAGCCGTGAACGATACATTCGCACAGTGAGAGGGAACCAATTGTATGTATTGAATTACGCTCGAAAAGACGACGGAGGCTACTTCGCCCTAAACGGAATTGACCACAGCACAACATATGGAACCCATGTTTACCAAAAAGGCGCATGGATTGGTCACAATTTGCGTGGATATCTCGGCGACTCTATTTTCTCTGCTGCGGTGACATCCGTTTTGAGCAACTACGCTCACACCAATGTGACTACCGCTCAATTTCAAAACTACATGAGCGCAGCTTCAGGAGTTAGTTTGGCTGATTTCTTCAGCGATTGGATCACCACTCCTGGGCATGTTGCTATTTCCATCGACTCTATTGAGAGTATGGCCTCTGGTAACAATTGGGATGTCAGGATTGATCTTTCGCAGAATCGAAAAGCGCGAAGCACGTATCTCTCATCTGCACCGATGGTACTCAATCTGTACGGCCCAAATGGAGAAAAGCACCGCACCACTATAATGGTAGAGCAGGCTCATGAAAGCCATCTGTTGGTCGGACTCAACTTTAACCCCGTTTACGCCACCATCAACGAAGGCGAGGACTACTTGGCAGGAACCACCTATAACAGAGTGAAAGGAATTGGGTTTGGAATATTCAACTTAGACAATGCCAAAGCAAGACTCACCGTCAATACAGCCACAGATTCGCATTACGTATATGTAGCTCACCACTGGGCAGGTCCAGAGCGGCGAAGCTCCATTGCCAATGTTTCAAGCAATAGATTTTGGACCATCCGTGGCATGTGGGGTTCCGATTTTGACGCTGGACTTCGACTATTTTACGATGGCAGGATTGCCAACGGAGGAATGGATGACGATTTGGTTTCCGTTACAGAAGACAGTTTAGTTCTCCTCTATCGCTTCGATGCCTCGGAAGAATGGACTCTTTATCCTCATTTCACGAAAAACACAATGGGCAGTGCAAGTGATCAATTCGGTCAAATTAACCTGACAAAAATACTCCCGGGAGATTATGTGTTGGCCAATGCTTCCGCAGATATCGGCCTGAAAGAATCGGGAATGGGCATACCTCCATTGCGAGTTTATCCGAATCCGAACCACGGCACATTAAAAATTGAATTACTCGCTGAAGCCAGTGGTTCCACCCCACTCCAAATTGTAGACGTATCGGGTAAATCGGTCTTTGAAACCGACTGGCAGTTGGTTCCGGGCATGAATGAAAAAGTACTCGAACTCAACATCCCTTCGGGAAGCTACATCGTGAAAACAAAAACGGGTGAACAGAAAATTCTATTCACCCGCTAG
- the rlmB gene encoding 23S rRNA (guanosine(2251)-2'-O)-methyltransferase RlmB, giving the protein MNETSNSGKQPHLIYGIRPVIEAIEEGLEIDRIYVQKGSRGGVFQELWPYIKERGLPFKHVPLDKLNKLTRKNHQGVIAYVSAVPFGSVEDILPSIWERGETPLLLLLDRLTDVRNVGAIARSAECAGVHAIVIPEKHSAPMHEDAVKSSAGALLRVPVCRVKNLQDTLHFLHDSGIESVACTEKTEEEMYALNFNQPLAIVMGSEEDGISPAVMKLCKHRARIPMMGNIGSLNVSVAAGIVLWETVRQRKA; this is encoded by the coding sequence ATGAACGAGACCAGCAACTCAGGCAAACAGCCGCACCTCATATATGGTATTAGACCGGTAATAGAAGCGATAGAGGAAGGTCTCGAAATTGATCGCATCTATGTTCAGAAAGGATCTCGCGGTGGAGTTTTCCAAGAACTTTGGCCTTACATCAAGGAACGTGGACTTCCCTTTAAGCACGTACCTCTTGATAAACTCAACAAGCTTACAAGAAAGAATCATCAAGGCGTAATCGCCTATGTTAGTGCGGTTCCTTTTGGTTCCGTAGAAGATATTCTTCCAAGTATTTGGGAACGAGGCGAAACACCACTTTTGCTCCTTCTCGATCGTCTCACCGATGTTCGAAATGTTGGAGCTATAGCTCGAAGTGCAGAGTGCGCAGGCGTTCATGCCATCGTTATTCCAGAAAAGCACTCAGCACCAATGCATGAGGATGCCGTAAAGAGTAGCGCAGGAGCCCTGCTTCGCGTCCCCGTTTGTCGCGTTAAAAACCTACAAGACACACTTCATTTCCTACACGATTCGGGAATTGAATCGGTAGCATGTACAGAGAAGACCGAGGAAGAAATGTATGCCCTCAATTTCAATCAACCGCTCGCCATTGTGATGGGTTCGGAAGAAGATGGAATTTCCCCAGCGGTGATGAAACTCTGTAAACACAGAGCTCGAATTCCAATGATGGGAAATATCGGCTCTCTGAACGTTAGCGTTGCTGCGGGAATCGTTCTTTGGGAAACGGTGCGCCAAAGAAAAGCATAG